One Priestia aryabhattai DNA segment encodes these proteins:
- a CDS encoding plasmid stabilization protein: protein MPHKITLTGSSTGPLREYDRYVAFDMREKGSPSAPKGLKKSTFISYTVFVAKKAFNKTGLTKKSIMHEKILIQGEPTLDIPIDECPGEVGVICFQITVLPNKKNKETNESNDKKEAKQEASAATQEVAATKQEEKPVTTSQPVAKEEKKAETVQSEVKETPVQDKKAEPQKKQMPNQPKGTQDVLSFDDIIVPEEFLRTRPNPEKTQKVIDFVKRTGRLDEPLTIEKGSKILKDGYRRYVVAKTVKMDKVPVTYEYQK from the coding sequence ATGCCACATAAAATTACGTTAACCGGATCATCCACAGGACCACTTCGAGAATACGATCGCTATGTTGCCTTTGATATGCGTGAAAAAGGGTCACCATCTGCGCCTAAAGGGTTGAAGAAGAGTACGTTTATTTCGTACACGGTATTTGTTGCAAAGAAGGCTTTTAATAAAACAGGTCTCACGAAAAAAAGTATTATGCATGAAAAAATCTTAATTCAAGGAGAACCAACATTAGACATTCCGATTGATGAATGTCCTGGTGAAGTAGGCGTGATCTGTTTCCAGATTACCGTTCTCCCGAATAAAAAAAACAAAGAAACCAATGAATCAAACGATAAAAAAGAGGCCAAACAAGAAGCTTCTGCAGCAACACAAGAGGTTGCTGCTACCAAACAGGAAGAAAAACCGGTAACTACTTCTCAACCTGTAGCAAAAGAAGAGAAGAAAGCTGAAACAGTACAGTCAGAAGTGAAGGAGACGCCTGTTCAAGACAAAAAGGCTGAGCCACAAAAGAAACAGATGCCAAATCAGCCAAAAGGGACACAGGATGTTTTAAGCTTTGATGACATTATCGTACCTGAAGAGTTCTTAAGGACACGTCCAAATCCTGAAAAAACACAAAAGGTCATTGATTTTGTGAAACGCACAGGACGCTTAGATGAGCCTTTGACAATTGAAAAAGGGTCCAAGATTTTAAAAGACGGCTATCGTCGTTATGTCGTGGCCAAAACTGTCAAAATGGACAAAGTTCCGGTTACTTATGAATACCAGAAGTAA
- a CDS encoding tetratricopeptide repeat protein — protein MTQNEKENPTSEHMADVIDFNEKKEKSNIHVEEGIKWLRQAALAGDNGAMNELAFQLLTGKLVKQDAEEGEKWLRKSADTGDRWAMMELGYRLLVGEDLDKNQAEGEKWIRRSAELEYPMAMRVLGYRLLEGLDIEKNVEEGEYWLRKAADVHEPIAMRILGYRLLTGKHELKQNVMEGEKWLQKAAEAGETIAMREWGKYLIHGVIK, from the coding sequence TTGACTCAAAATGAAAAAGAAAACCCAACGAGTGAACACATGGCTGATGTTATCGATTTCAATGAAAAGAAAGAAAAAAGTAACATCCATGTAGAAGAGGGAATCAAATGGTTAAGGCAAGCTGCCCTAGCTGGAGATAATGGAGCGATGAATGAGTTAGCGTTTCAATTATTAACGGGCAAGCTAGTGAAACAAGATGCTGAGGAAGGCGAAAAATGGCTCAGAAAATCTGCGGATACTGGAGATCGATGGGCCATGATGGAGTTGGGTTACCGTTTGCTCGTCGGGGAAGACCTGGATAAAAATCAGGCTGAAGGTGAAAAGTGGATTCGAAGATCTGCGGAGTTGGAGTATCCAATGGCTATGAGAGTATTAGGATACAGATTACTTGAAGGATTGGATATAGAAAAGAATGTAGAAGAAGGCGAGTATTGGCTTAGGAAAGCAGCTGACGTACATGAACCAATAGCTATGAGAATATTAGGCTATCGATTATTAACTGGAAAACATGAGTTGAAACAGAATGTGATGGAAGGTGAAAAGTGGTTACAGAAAGCAGCTGAAGCTGGAGAAACCATTGCGATGAGGGAATGGGGTAAATATTTAATCCATGGCGTGATTAAATAG